From the genome of Impatiens glandulifera chromosome 9, dImpGla2.1, whole genome shotgun sequence, one region includes:
- the LOC124916340 gene encoding pyridoxal 5'-phosphate synthase-like subunit PDX1.2, producing MRPEKSIETEIGLQKPILSQSKSTARCNFNGGIIIEVTSVTEAILAQTAGASCVVAVEKFHDGINRMSDPSFILQIKKAVSIPVMAKARVGHSIEAKILEAIGVNFIDENELLGIADRQNFTDKKKLKTPFVSGCRDIGQALRSIKAGAIMIRLQGTGDISDTVEIIKSMKEEIDVITYMEEHRTLNYAERTRVTQDVVMQTKKQRRLPVLQLASGGIITPADVAFMMELGCDGVFVGSEIFDGKDPFGRAVALVKAMKHYKDPKVLAEISCGFFREIKKESELKSSIEDEVEVD from the coding sequence ATGCGGCCGGAGAAAAGCATCGAAACCGAAATCGGCTTACAAAAACCCATACTATCACAATCAAAATCAACGGCCCGATGTAATTTCAACGGAGGCATAATCATAGAAGTCACAAGCGTCACAGAAGCCATCTTAGCACAAACCGCCGGCGCTTCTTGCGTCGTCGCCGTCGAGAAATTCCACGACGGAATCAACCGAATGTCCGATCCTTCATTCATCTTGCAAATCAAGAAAGCAGTTTCCATACCCGTAATGGCCAAAGCCAGAGTCGGCCATTCAATCGAAGCAAAGATCTTAGAAGCAATCGGCGTCAACTTCATCGACGAAAACGAACTTCTCGGCATTGCAGACCGACAAAATTTCACcgacaaaaaaaaactaaagacTCCGTTCGTTAGCGGTTGCAGAGACATTGGTCAAGCTCTTAGAAGTATAAAAGCAGGGGCGATAATGATAAGATTACAAGGAACAGGAGATATTTCAGACACGGTTGAAATCATAAAAAGTATGAAAGAAGAAATCGATGTTATAACGTACATGGAAGAACACAGAACATTGAATTATGCTGAAAGAACTAGGGTTACTCAAGACGTTGTAATGCAGACTAAGAAACAGAGGAGGTTGCCGGTTCTTCAGTTGGCGTCGGGAGGGATAATTACTCCGGCTGATGTTGCGTTTATGATGGAATTGGGTTGTGATGGAGTTTTTGTGGGATCGGAGATATTTGATGGTAAGGATCCGTTTGGGAGAGCTGTTGCGTTGGTGAAGGCGATGAAGCATTATAAAGATCCGAAAGTTTTGGCTGAGATTAGTTGCGGGTTCTTTAGGGAGATCAAAAAGGAAAGTGAATTGAAAAGTTCTattgaagatgaagttgaagttGATTAA
- the LOC124915158 gene encoding uncharacterized protein LOC124915158 has translation MIYTKSESDITSLAPSSPSRSPKRQLYYVQSPSMNSQDGDKATSMQAITPNYNSPMESPSHHSFGRHSRNSSASLFSGFFRSSSGRKMNSGRKRFNDKGWPECNVIMEEGKYDEFEKDKAFTRRCQAIMAFFSFLILFTVFCLIIWGASRPYKPQVSIKSLVVNNIYMGQGSDSTGVLTKMITMNGTLKISVYNAATFFGVHVSSSPVKLLYSDITVASGQVKKYFQPRKSMRIVMINIEGTKVPLYGAGSSLPASTNNGIQVGLMLEFEIRTRGNVVGKLVTTNHKRKVSCPVDIDSTTNKPIEFDIKNNNTCSYT, from the exons ATGATATATACAAAATCAGAATCCGATATAACAAGTTTAGCCCCATCATCTCCATCTAGATCTCCAAAACGACAGCTTTACTACGTTCAAAGTCCTTCCATGAATTCTCAAGATGGAGATAAAGCTACTTCAATGCAAGCCATTACACCCAATTACAACAGTCCAATGGAATCCCCATCTCACCATTCCTTCGGCCGACATTCTCGAAACTCATCGGCCAGTCTCTTTTCTGGTTTTTTCCGTTCTTCATCTGGAAGGAAGATGAATAGTGGTCGGAAGAGATTCAATGATAAGGGTTGGCCTGAATGTAATGTTATAATGGAAGAAGGAAAATATGATGAGTTTGAAAAAGACAAAGCTTTTACTAGGAGATGTCAAGCGATTATGGCGTTTTTTAGTTTCCTTATCCTTTTTACTGTTTTCTGTCTCATTATTTGGGGTGCCAGTAGACCTTACAAGCCTCAAGTCTCCATCAAG AGTTTGGTGGTGAATAATATCTATATGGGTCAGGGTTCGGATTCAACCGGAGTTCTAACAAAGATGATCACAATGAATGGAACATTGAAGATTAGCGTTTATAATGCGGCTACATTCTTCGGCGTTCATGTCTCATCTTCACCCGTTAAGCTTCTCTACTCAGATATCACGGTCGCAAGTGGTCAG GTGAAGAAGTATTTTCAACCGAGAAAGAGTATGAGAATTGTGATGATAAATATTGAAGGGACTAAGGTTCCTTTATATGGAGCCGGGTCTAGTTTACCAGCTTCAACAAATAATGGGATTCAAGTAGGTTTGATGTTGGAATTTGAAATTAGGACAAGAGGGAATGTTGTCGGGAAATTGGTGACCACGAACCATAAGAGGAAGGTTTCATGTCCGGTTGATATAGATTCTACCACCAACAAACCAATCGAATTCGATATCAAGAACAATAACACTTGCTCCTACACATGA
- the LOC124916341 gene encoding rop guanine nucleotide exchange factor 12-like gives MVRGLEEEKEQLKSRFNHFRGKHSTSSMNAASAAAAVSPPPPSRQDIIVQNINKDMELMKEKFSKLLLGEDMSGGGKGVSSALALSNAITNLAASAFGEEKRLEPLAPETRARWKKEMDWLLSVTDYIVEMVPIKQISKDGTTMEVMTTRQRADLHANIPALRKLDAMLIDCLDNFKDQNEVANVSDSPNGLSESTRKRLLFQKDSVNQVLKAAMAINAYVLSQMEIPETYVDSLPKNGRSSLGDSVYKSIMVDHFDADHFLLSTDLSSEHKILDLKNKIEACIVIWKRKMNDAKDGKSAWSSTVTLEKRELLEDRAETILLVMKQRFPGIPQSALDISKIQHNTVQNKTQLNQINLKCLCLSSGLSLNWVGLQDIGHSILESYSRIIESLAFAVVSRINDVIKANSLDRNHSTTGEGTPKSLRLLDFIDSTDDSPKFTTKPANIDTNRRFSYAENLGILRSPTARH, from the exons ATGGTTCGAGGTctcgaagaagaaaaagaacagCTTAAATCCAGGTTCAATCATTTCAGGGGAAAACACTCGACTTCTAGTATGAACGCTGCCTCCGCCGCCGCTGCTGTTTCTCCACCGCCGCCGTCTCGCCAAGACATCATCGTTCAGAATATCAACAAAG ATATGGAACTGATGAAGGAAAAGTTTTCTAAACTTCTCCTGGGAGAAGACATGTCTGGTGGAGGAAAAGGCGTTTCATCTGCCTTGGCTTTATCAAATGCCATCACAAATCTTGCAGCGTCCGCGTTTGGAGAAGAGAAGCGTTTGGAGCCGTTGGCGCCTGAGACGAGAGCTAGATGGAAGAAGGAAATGGATTGGCTGCTATCTGTAACAGATTATATAGTCGAGATGGTTCCAATTAAACAGATATCTAAAGATGGAACAACAATGGAG GTTATGACAACCCGACAAAGGGCGGATCTTCACGCGAATATCCCAGCTTTGCGCAAGCTAGACGCCATGCTCATT GATTGCTTGGATAATTTCAAGGATCAAAACGAGGTAGCTAACGTTTCAGATTCTCCAAATGGCTTATCAGAATCCACTAGAAAACGTTTGCTGTTCCAGAAAGATTCAGTTAACCAAGTACTAAAAGCAGCCATGGCCATCAATGCTTATGTATTGTCTCAAATGGAGATACCCGAAACCTACGTAGATTCTCTCCCGAAG AATGGGAGATCAAGCTTGGGAGATTCTGTTTATAAGAGCATCATGGTGGATCATTTTGATGCTGACCATTTTCTCTTGTCGACGGATTTATCATCGGAGCATAAAATACTCGATTTAAAGAATAAGATCGAGGCATGTATAGTCATTTGGAAGCGAAAGATGAATGATGCTAAAGATGGGAAGTCAGCTTGGAGTTCGACAGTAACCTTGGAGAAAAGAGAACTCCTTGAAGACAGAGCAGAGACAATCTTACTTGTTATGAAACAGAGATTCCCAGGAATTCCTCAATCTGCTTTAGATATAAGCAAAATCCAACACAACACGGTACAAAACAAAACACAACTCAACCAAATCAATCTAAAATGTCTTTGTTTGAGTTCAGGGTTGAGTTTGAATTGGGTTGGTTTGCAGGATATAGGGCATTCCATTCTGGAGAGTTATTCAAGAATCATAGAAAGTTTGGCATTCGCTGTCGTATCGAGGATCAATGATGTCATCAAGGCCAACTCACTTGATAGGAATCATTCAACCACCGGAGAAGGGACACCTAAGTCGCTAAGACTATTAGATTTCATCGACTCAACCGATGATTCTCCTAAGTTCACGACCAAACCAGCCAACATAGACACTAACAGGAGATTCTCATATGCAGAAAACCTAGGTATCTTAAGAAGCCCAACCGCAAGACATTGA
- the LOC124916523 gene encoding photosystem I reaction center subunit VI, chloroplastic-like has translation MASLATFAAVHPGTIKGLAGSSITGTKLQINPSRQNLKPTSYRRKAGAVVAKYGEKSVYFDLEDLANTTGQWDVYGSDAPSPYNPLQSKFFETFAAPFTKRGLLLKFLILGGGSTLAYVSATASPDVLPIKKGPQLPPKLGPRGKI, from the exons ATGGCATCTCTTGCAACGTTCGCCGCCGTCCATCCAGGCACCATCAAGGGCCTCGCCGGAAGCTCCATTACCGGAACTAAGCTCCAAATCAACCCATCTCGCCAAAACCTCAAACCCACAAGTTACAG AAGAAAGGCTGGAGCTGTTGTAGCTAAGTATGGTGAAAAGAGTGTTTACTTTGATTTGGAAGATTTGGCTAACACTACCGGTCAATGGGATGTTTACGGTTCAGATGCACCTTCACCTTATAACCCACTCCAG AGCAAATTCTTTGAGACATTCGCCGCCCCTTTCACCAAGAGAGGATTGTTGCTGAAATTCTTAATCTTGGGAGGTGGTTCGACGCTTGCTTATGTCAGTGCCACCGCATCACCGGACGTTTTACCGATCAAGAAGGGTCCCCAATTGCCTCCAAAGCTTGGACCTCGTGGCAAAATCTAA
- the LOC124915157 gene encoding pentatricopeptide repeat-containing protein At4g21065-like — MLLLQAGAKIKRGSSISNWVSSFTYLLSPQHQFEFKFHSFPSPVVENTYSADLCSNDAINYAAILRSCIARRAIDPGKQVHAHMLITGRGYNIDLATKLVNLYCVCGYLSDAHHLFDKNPKKNIFLWNVLIRGYAWNGPYNVAISLYYQMIDYGLKPDNFTFPFVLKACSGLSNVEVGRDVHENVVRTGCQNDIYVGAALIDMYAKCSCTSDARRVFDNIRVRDVVLWNSMLAAYSQNSCPEECLSLCGEMATFGLRPTVATLITAISASADSAALTQGRELHGFSWRQGFHFQDKVKTALVDMYAKSGSVKIARVLFDRLMEKRTVSWNAMITGYAMHGHSNEALDLYRQMTHPDHVTFVGVLQACNRGGFLELGRSLFDSMVRDYRIEPTVQHYTCMVDLFGHCGEFDEAYGLIKKMTVEPDAGVWGALLNSCKIHGNVELGEVALERLVELEPDDAGNYVILSNLYAQKGRWEGVAKLRKMMTDRGLKKSVARSWIEVRNSVHSFLSGDVSHPLSDEIYAELDRLEGLMAAAGYVPNTSQVFHDVEDDEKTRLVCGHSERLAIAYGLISTPPGSRLLISKNLRVCEDCHVAIKFISKIKGREITVRDVNRYHHFKDGLCSCGDYW; from the coding sequence ATGCTGCTGCTTCAAGCCGGAGCAAAGATAAAGAGGGGATCATCAATCTCTAACTGGGTATCTTCTTTTACTTACTTATTATCTCCTCAGCACCAATTTGAGTTCAAGTTTCATTCATTCCCATCACCCGTTGTTGAGAATACATACTCAGCTGATCTCTGTTCTAACGATGCAATTAATTATGCGGCTATCCTTCGGTCCTGCATTGCCCGAAGGGCAATCGACCCAGGAAAGCAAGTTCATGCGCATATGTTGATTACTGGACGAGGCTATAACATAGATTTAGCGACCAAGCTGGTGAATTTATACTGTGTCTGTGGCTACTTGTCAGATGCACACCACCTGTTtgataaaaatcctaaaaaaaatatttttctctggAATGTGTTGATACGTGGGTATGCTTGGAACGGTCCTTACAATGTTGCGATCTCTCTTTACTATCAAATGATCGATTATGGTCTCAAACCTGATAATTTCACATTCCCGTTCGTTCTTAAGGCCTGCTCAGGTTTGTCTAATGTTGAAGTGGGAAGGGATGTTCATGAGAATGTGGTGAGAACTGGATGCCAAAACGATATATATGTTGGAGCAGCTTTAATCGATATGTATGCTAAATGTAGCTGCACTAGTGATGCTCGTCGAGTTTTCGATAATATTCGAGTTAGAGACGTTGTACTGTGGAATTCTATGTTAGCTGCTTACTCCCAAAATAGTTGCCCCGAAGAATGCTTGTCTCTTTGTGGGGAGATGGCTACGTTTGGTTTGAGACCGACTGTCGCAACTCTCATAACCGCAATCTCGGCTTCTGCTGATTCTGCCGCACTTACACAAGGCAGGGAGCTTCATGGGTTTAGTTGGAGACAAGGATTCCATTTCCAAGACAAAGTGAAGACTGCTCTTGTAGATATGTATGCAAAGAGTGGTTCTGTCAAAATCGCTCGAGTTTTATTCGATCGGCTAATGGAGAAAAGGACGGTTTCATGGAATGCGATGATTACTGGCTACGCTATGCACGGCCATTCAAACGAGGCGCTTGACTTGTATAGACAGATGACTCATCCGGATCATGTGACTTTCGTAGGAGTTCTCCAGGCTTGTAACAGGGGAGGTTTCCTGGAATTAGGTCGGAGTCTTTTCGATTCGATGGTACGAGATTATCGTATTGAGCCGACTGTTCAGCATTACACGTGCATGGTTGATCTTTTCGGCCATTGCGGTGAATTCGACGAAGCTTATGGTCTTATAAAGAAGATGACAGTTGAACCGGATGCTGGCGTGTGGGGGGCTTTGTTGAATTCTTGTAAGATTCACGGCAATGTTGAATTGGGGGAGGTTGCGTTAGAGAGGCTCGTTGAGCTAGAACCGGATGATGCGGGTAATTACGTAATTTTGTCGAACCTTTACGCTCAGAAGGGGAGATGGGAAGGAGTTGCGAAATTGAGGAAGATGATGACGGATCGAGGTTTGAAGAAGAGCGTGGCTCGGAGTTGGATTGAAGTGAGGAATTCGGTTCACTCGTTTCTCTCGGGAGATGTTTCTCATCCTTTGTCGGATGAGATTTACGCGGAGTTGGATAGATTGGAAGGGTTAATGGCGGCCGCAGGTTATGTTCCCAATACGTCGCAAGTTTTTCACGACGTCGAGGATGATGAGAAGACTCGGTTGGTGTGCGGTCATAGCGAAAGGTTGGCGATTGCGTATGGGCTTATAAGTACGCCTCCGGGTAGTAGGCTTTTGATAAGTAAGAATCTTCGGGTTTGTGAAGACTGTCATGTAGCTATTAAGTTTATTTCGAAAATCAAAGGAAGGGAGATAACGGTTAGGGATGTTAATCGATATCATCATTTTAAAGATGGGTTATGTTCTTGTGGTGATTATTGGTGA
- the LOC124914289 gene encoding probable CoA ligase CCL8 produces MDDAVKKMSSCLHGDRVALRSDQKSYTYTQLLSSASTISNLLCSKVDSKNENYNLGGARIGIVAKPSAEFVAGILGTWLSGGVAVPLALSYPEAELMHVMTDSDISMILSTQDYSDLMQNVAAKTSALFSLISPVADDASSSRVSEDNESHQKELDKFADSFHVQGEDPALIIYTSGTTGKPKGAVHTLKGILAQVQMLSDAWEYTSADQFLHCLPLHHVHGLFNALLAPLYAGSAVEFMPKFSVRGIWQRWRESYPRDGTKADDAITVFTGVPTIYTRLIQGYEAMDPESQAYCASAASKLRLMMCGSSALPFPIMQQWETITGHRLLERYGMTEFIMGISNPLSGLRKGGTVGKPFHGVQTKILPEDGHSDDTSVVGELCIKSPSLFKEYWKLPEVTKESFIEDGFFKTGDAVKVDEDGYFIILGRTSADIMKVGGYKLSALEIESVLLEHSAISECCVLGLPDETYGESVCAIIVPEAETKRQREEELKPALSLEELSGWAKERLAPYKLPTRLFLWNSLPRNAMGKVNKKELKKALAADGG; encoded by the exons ATGGATGATGCTGTGAAAAAAATGTCTTCTTGTCTTCATGGTGATCGTGTTGCTTTAAGGTCTGATCAGAAGAGCTACACTTACACTCAACTACTTTCATCTGCATCTACCATATCAAACTTGTTATGTTCTAAG GTGGATAGTAAGAATGAGAATTACAATCTTGGTGGAGCTAGAATAGGAATTGTAGCTAAGCCTTCTGCCGAGTTTGTTGCTGGAATTCTAGGAACGTGGTTAAGTGGTGGTGTTGCTGTTCCACTTGCACTGAGCTACCCAGAAGCTGAACTCATGCATGTTATGACTGATTCG GATATATCAATGATTTTAAGCACCCAAGACTATTCTGACCTGATGCAAAATGTTGCTGCCAAAACATCTGCTCTGTTTTCCCTTATTTCTCCTGTTGCTGATGATGCATCATCTTCGAGAGTTAGTGAGGATAATGAGTCACATCAGAAAGAATTGGACAAGTTTGCGGATTCGTTTCATGTCCAAG GAGAGGATCCAGCTCTCATCATATATACTAGTGGCACTACAGGTAAACCTAAAGGAGCAGTTCATACACTTAAAGGCATCCTAGCACAG GTTCAAATGTTATCGGATGCATGGGAATATACATCTGCTGACCAATTTCTGCACTGTCTACCATTGCATC ATGTCCATGGGCTTTTCAATGCTCTACTGGCTCCACTGTATGCTGGTTCAGCG GTTGAGTTCATGCCAAAATTTAGTGTTAGAGGAATCTGGCAGAGATGGAGAGAATCATATCCAAGAGATGGAACAAAGGCGGATGATGCAATAACTGTTTTCACCGGT GTTCCAACAATATATACTCGGTTAATACAAGGTTACGAGGCAATGGATCCTGAGTCACAAGCTTACTGTGCTTCAGCTGCAAGCAAGTTACGGCTAATG ATGTGTGGCTCTTCTGCACTTCCCTTTCCCATTATGCAGCAATGGGAGACTATTACTGGTCACCGCCTTTTGGAACGATATGGCATGACTGAG TTTATCATGGGCATTTCAAATCCCTTAAGTGGCCTAAGGAAAGGAGGCACTGTAGGCAAGCCATTTCATGGGGTGCAG ACCAAGATACTTCCAGAAGATGGTCATAGTGACGACACATCGGTAGTGGGTGAACTTTGCATCAAGAGCCCTTCGTTGTTTAAAGAATACTGGAAACTTCCTGAG GTAACTAAGGAATCCTTCATTGAGGATGGATTCTTCAAGACTGGAGATGCTGTTAAAGTGGACGAAGATGGATACTTCATTATTTTGGGCC GTACTAGTGCTGATATTATGAAAGTTGGAGGATACAAGTTATCTGCATTAGAAATTGAATCCGTTCTTTTAGAG CATTCAGCAATATCAGAATGCTGTGTGTTGGGTTTACCTGACGAAACCTATGGAGAATCTGTGTGTGCTATAATTGTACCTGAAGCTGAGACAAAAAGACAAAGAGAGGAAGAGCTGAAGCCTGCTCTTAGCTTGGAAGAGCTAAGCGGTTGGGCAAAGGAGCGATTAGCTCCTTATAAG CTACCTACAAGACTATTTTTGTGGAATTCACTTCCTCGAAATGCTATGGGCAAG GTGAACAAAAAAGAGCTGAAAAAGGCATTAGCAGCAGATGGAGGGTAA